Below is a genomic region from Streptomyces ferrugineus.
CGGGAAGGGCGTCCTCGGTGAAGAAGTCGATCGTGCGGTGCTCGTCGGGCAGCATGCGGGGTTCCTCGGCTGGTGCGGGCAAACAGGGCTCGGACACTCGGGACGCCTCAGTCGACGTGCCACAGGAAGCGGTGCGTGTGAATCGCGAAGTAGGGGAAGTTCTCCACGGATGCGACGCCCTCGACGGGCCGCACGATGTCGTTGATGAAGTCCAGAAGATCCCGGGGCTGAGGGCACACCACCTCCGCGAAAAGGTCGAAGCCGCCGGCCGTCAGGACCGTGTAGACGACTTCGTCGTGCCGGGACAGTTCATCGGCGACCGCCCGGGGATCGCCGTCGATGCGCAAGCCCAGGAGTGCCATCGTCTGCCGGCCCATGGTCATCGGGTCGGTCACTCCGACGACCTGGACCGCCTTGGAGTCGATCAGCCGCTGCAGCCGGAGCCTCGCGGCCGAGGGTGACAACCCCACCTTCGGACCCAGATCGGCGTAAGGGATCCGGCCGTCGGCCTGCAGCTCCCGCAGGATGGCCCGGTCGATGTCGTCCATGCGGCACCTCTCTCCTGCGTGAACGGCAGGTCATTGCGCTTGTTTCAAGCACGATGCCCCATTGATGTGCTCGATTCAAGCGTGAGGACGATGGAATCAATCGAATCGGGTGACGGTTTCCGTGAGCGTTCCAGAGCCCTGACGTTGCCTTGGAGGTGGGCTCAGGAGTCCGCGAGGAGGCTGTCGTCCAGGAACTCCCGTACGTGGCGCATGACTTGCGCCCGGTCCGGGTCGACCGGCCGGAACTCGCCCCTCGATCCCCCCTAGGAGATGGCCGCTGCTCATCCCGACCTCACGGCCGAGCGCCGCCATGGTGAGCTGCTCCAGTCCGCGCTCGGCGATCATCTCCATGGCGGCGGCGAGCACGCGAGGCCCAGGCCCTCAGCGCCACACCGCACCGCGTCCGGTCGGTTCACACCGTGGCCGGCTCGTCGTCGAGGTGGAACCTCGGGTCACCCGGTACGGACGCGAGGAGTTGAGCGGTGTACGGGTGGTTCGGCGCGGCAAAGGTGGCTCCGGTCGGGCCGAGCTCGACGAGGTCCCCGTGCAGCAGGACCGCGACCGTGTCGCTGACGTGCCGGACGACGGCCAGGTCGTGCGAGATGAACAGCATCGTCAGTGAGAGCCGACGGCGCAGATCGGCGAGCAGGTTGAGGATCTCGGCCTGGGTCGTCAGGTCCAG
It encodes:
- a CDS encoding Lrp/AsnC family transcriptional regulator, translating into MDDIDRAILRELQADGRIPYADLGPKVGLSPSAARLRLQRLIDSKAVQVVGVTDPMTMGRQTMALLGLRIDGDPRAVADELSRHDEVVYTVLTAGGFDLFAEVVCPQPRDLLDFINDIVRPVEGVASVENFPYFAIHTHRFLWHVD